From the genome of Ptychodera flava strain L36383 chromosome 20, AS_Pfla_20210202, whole genome shotgun sequence, one region includes:
- the LOC139120494 gene encoding WD repeat-containing protein 54-like, with protein sequence MFQRDKSVQLKGSASCLYNNLSVLSMPDKNLTSYAVVHKTVVNIANCSGDATNIQHRQVSCKEMGAPTGNSMILQAKFCEFPSRSMLVILSQRGIQIFEADGSIMLFWHSFGSSDSGQASEIFARGVTGVGDSHIVVGSAKGTLLVFNVPAKGPNITLSETLTGHSYAVSDIQNTGNEMASADDNGNIIVWKAGTPFSRLAKINGSGCTCSAVCLFSGFVAGAYGSGHIRIFDANTGSLHVEICAHAKWINSMDVAPSVGLLVTASEDSFVRVWEVSKGNESYPEVDLKFSECVTDVQLCGAKFTSRNGRAFGVTGYDHNEVVCFSQKA encoded by the exons ATGTTTCAGAGAGATAAGTCTGTGCAGCTTAAAGGCAGCGCGTCGTGCCTGTACAACAACCTTAGCGTGCTGTCCATGCCGGACAAAAATCTAACCAGTTACGCTGTGGTGCACAAAACTGTCGTGAACATTGCAAACTGCAGCGGAGATGCAACGAACATACAGCATAGGCAAGTCAGCTGCAAAGAGATGGGGGCTCCAACGGGAAATTCTATGATATTGCAG gccaaattttgtgaatttccTTCAAGAAGCATGTTAGTGATTTTATCACAGAGGGGTATACAG atatttgAGGCTGATGGTTCAATAATGTTATTTTGGCATTCATTTGGGAGTTCTGACAGTGGGCAAG CCAGTGAGATCTTTGCGAGAGGTGTGACAGGTGTTGGTGACAGCCATATCGTAGTAG GTTCCGCAAAGGGTACATTACTGGTGTTCAACGTCCCTGCAAAAGGACCAAATATAACATTGTCAGAAACTCTTACCGGTCATTCCTATGCGGTCAGCGACATCCAGAATACTGGAAATGAGATGGCTAGTGCTGATGACAACGGTAACATCATAGTGTGGAAAGCAGGAACACCATTCAGTAGATTAGCAAAGATTAATGGCTCTGG TTGTACCTGTTCAGCTGTGTGTTTATTCAGTGGTTTTGTGGCTGGAGCGTACGGCTCTGGTCACATTCGTATCTTTGATGCCAACACTGGTAGTTTACATGTAGAAATCTGTGCTCATGCCAAATGGATCAATTCAATGGATGTAGCTCCATCAGTGGGATTG TTAGTGACAGCCAGTGAAGATTCCTTTGTCAGAGTCTGGGAAGTTTCTAAAGGAAATGAATCTTATCCAGAG GTTGACCTGAAATTCTCCGAGTGTGTGACAGATGTGCAATTGTGCGGAGCAAAGTTTACCAGCAGGAATGGCCGAGCCTTTGGCGTTACCGGCTATGATCACAATGAAGTGGTTTGCTTCTCACAAAAAGCATAA
- the LOC139120493 gene encoding protein DPCD-like produces MAMSSWQDALRSARKTALVQDGRKKVHYLFKDGREMTEEYELKTNDLLVRKWKKKSVLGGEGKWEFEIGEPLSQVSLETVSLRESSSNPMLSRKDTKLAFQWRIRNLPYPIDTYDVTVDRENKVIVVRTKNKKYFKKISIPDIDRVNLPLESSALSIAHANNTLIINYKKPQEILDMEKTLIEELKKLKASKDGDVECNPS; encoded by the exons ATGGCGATGTCCTCTTGGCAAGACGCGTTACGATCAGCAAGAAAAACGGCTCTTGTGCAAGACG GTAGGAAGAAAGTTCACTATCTGTTTAAAGATGGACGTGAGATGACAGAAGAATATGAGCTCAAGACAAATGATTTGCTAG TCAGGAAATGGAAAAAGAAAAGTGTTTTAGGAGGAGAAGGAAAGTGGGAATTTGAAATTGGTGAGCCGTTGAGTCAAGTAAGCCTTGAAACCGTCTCTCTTCGGGAAAGTTCCAGCAAT CCTATGTTATCCAGGAAGGACACAAAGCTAGCATTCCAGTGGAGAATACGTAACCTACCCTATCCAATTGATACATACGATGTTACTGTTGATAGAGAAAATAAGGTAATTGTTGTaaggacaaaaaataaaaa gtacttcaagaaaatttccATTCCTGATATAGACAGGGTAAACTTACCCTTGGAATCAAGTGCATTAAGTATAGCACATGCAAATAACACACTTATCATAAAT TATAAAAAGCCACAAGAAATACTGGACATGGAAAAAACGCTGATTGAAGAGTTGAAGAAATTGAAAGCATCTAAAGACGGAGACGTGGAATGTAACCCAAGCTAG